DNA from Bacillus sp. Marseille-P3661:
GGCCTTAATATATTATTAACTACGCTATAGTTGCACCGCGTTGCTCTAACTCATGCATTAATCTACGATATTCTGCAAATGATAACGTACCTTGAATATATCCTCGCTTTAGAAAGTCTAATAAGTCGTTTACATTAGTTGGATGATCCTTTTTCACTTCAACATACTGTTTAATTAATGTTTCTAATGTCAAAATAACTCCCCCTTGTTTAACTAACTAATACAAGAATACCATCAAACAAGGCTTATTTTATTATTTTAGAATTTTTCGACTTCCGACAGACCTCGATATATTTTTACAAAAACACCGTTTCCTGTCTAGCGAAAATACTATTTTTAGACGTGAATATGTCACGAGTCGGACA
Protein-coding regions in this window:
- the yppF gene encoding YppF family protein; translation: MTLETLIKQYVEVKKDHPTNVNDLLDFLKRGYIQGTLSFAEYRRLMHELEQRGATIA